From Pelagicoccus sp. SDUM812003:
TCCTCGAATCGGCGGATGCGGACCATGTCGCGGTAGAATGCCAGCTGGTCTTCTTTTGAGAGCCCCTTGTTGATAGGCAGTTTCGCTTCTTTAGCCAGATTCGCTTTTTCCGGCTTAACGCGTTTCTTTGGCGTAGTTTTTGCGCTCACGTGTCTCTTTTCTGGTGTTCTCTGATTTTGAGAAGGAAATTCTTTCGAAAGGGTGGATTGAAGGTCTTGCTGGTCGGGACACAACAACAAAGCGGTATCGCGTTGAGGTGACGAACCCGCTTAGGGAGAGAATGCGTTATTCGCTGGGTATCAATCCTTCAATTTCGAACTCCAGCGGTTTTCCGGGCTGACAGTCGACTTTCAGGGCCACGAATCGGTCGTGGTAGCGGTCGTAGATGTCCCAAAGGCCCTGGCGGTCGGTGTCGGGAATCGGGAGAGAGTCGATCTCCTCGCGAGAGAAAAAGGCGAATTTTCCCTCATCGATGGAGGCGGGCAGGACGTCCAGCGGCTTGGAGCAGTCGAAAAGAAACATTAGCCAGTGCCCCTTGCCCTCGTAGGCCTTTTCGGCGGCCATGCAGAACAGGTGCAGGTCCTTCTCGCTGATGGCATGGCCTGTCTCTTCGCGGGTTTCGCGGATGGCGCATTCGAAGGGGGACTCGCCGAGCGGCATTTCCAGTTTGCCCCCGACCGGGCTCCATAGCCCGTCGTTCGGGGCTTTGGTTCGCTCGATGAGCAGGAATTGCCCCTGCGAGTTCTTTAGGAATACTAGGACGCTGATTTTGTATTGCATGGATGCGGACGGGGTCCGAGTAGGGGGCATGGAAAATGCCGGGGCAAGCGCATTCAGGAGATGGCAGGGATTCGCTTGCCCTCCGCGGGCGCGCGCTGGATGGTGTGCGGATGCCTCGCTTCGCTCCTACGCTCTGGCTCTTTCTG
This genomic window contains:
- a CDS encoding NUDIX hydrolase, translated to MQYKISVLVFLKNSQGQFLLIERTKAPNDGLWSPVGGKLEMPLGESPFECAIRETREETGHAISEKDLHLFCMAAEKAYEGKGHWLMFLFDCSKPLDVLPASIDEGKFAFFSREEIDSLPIPDTDRQGLWDIYDRYHDRFVALKVDCQPGKPLEFEIEGLIPSE